Proteins encoded together in one Desulfosporosinus meridiei DSM 13257 window:
- a CDS encoding L7Ae/L30e/S12e/Gadd45 family ribosomal protein, with protein MLDETFKHAKQKTVGLKQTQRALEKGRVRRVYMAKDAENHVRRPVIEWCDSHNVELFEVPTMKELGKACGIEVGTAIAAILHE; from the coding sequence GTGCTTGATGAGACCTTCAAACACGCCAAACAGAAGACAGTTGGGTTAAAGCAAACCCAGCGAGCCCTTGAAAAAGGGCGTGTTCGGCGTGTTTATATGGCCAAAGATGCCGAAAACCATGTGCGTCGACCTGTCATTGAATGGTGCGACAGCCATAATGTCGAGCTATTCGAAGTCCCTACAATGAAGGAACTGGGGAAAGCATGCGGAATCGAAGTAGGTACTGCTATCGCGGCTATATTGCATGAGTAG
- the rpsL gene encoding 30S ribosomal protein S12 produces MPTINQLIRKGRSSVEQKSTAPALQWGYNSLKRKQYPSGGSPQKRGVCTRVYTTTPKKPNSALRKVARVRLTNGLEVTTYIPGIGHNLQEHSVVLIRGGRVKDIPGVRYHVIRGALDTTAVQKRMQGRSKYGAKRPKKA; encoded by the coding sequence ATGCCGACAATTAATCAACTTATCCGTAAGGGACGTAGCAGTGTCGAACAAAAATCTACAGCTCCAGCTTTACAGTGGGGCTATAACTCACTTAAACGTAAGCAATATCCCTCAGGAGGATCCCCACAAAAACGGGGTGTTTGTACTAGGGTTTATACCACGACTCCTAAGAAGCCTAACTCAGCGCTTCGAAAGGTCGCTCGTGTACGTTTAACTAATGGACTTGAGGTTACGACCTATATCCCTGGAATTGGCCACAACCTACAAGAGCACTCTGTGGTTCTTATTCGTGGTGGTCGTGTTAAGGACATCCCTGGTGTTCGTTATCACGTTATTCGTGGCGCTTTGGATACAACTGCTGTTCAAAAACGTATGCAAGGACGTTCTAAGTATGGTGCAAAACGTCCTAAGAAAGCTTAA